The stretch of DNA CCTGATGGTTTCCGATTCCGCCTTGGCCAGCTCGATTTGCGCCGTTTCGGCCGCCAAACGATGGGCGTTCAGCTCCAAGAGGTTGAAATTTCCCGCATCGTGAAGCTTCTGGGCGAGGCCAGCGGATACCCTGGAAGCTTCCGCAATGGCGCTTAAGGATTGACGGAGCTGTTCCGCCCCTTGCAGGGTGAAATAAGCCACTTTGACGCGGAAGATGAAATCCAAGACCCGATCGGCCGCGGCGAGCCTGGCTTCGGTCAGCTCGGATTCAGCGGCTTTCTTCCTCAAGTCCACCAAGAAAAAATCCAGGAAGTTTTGGGTTAGCGATCCGCTGGGAAGAAAATGCGGGCTTTCGGTCTGCACGCCGAAGGTTACCGATAGTTCGGGGTTTTCCACCAAGGCTGCCTGTTGCAAATTGGACCGAGCAATCCCGAGCTCGGCCAAGGAGGCTTTGATCTCAGCATTGTTGGTCAATGCGAGCTCGATAGTTTCATCCAGGTCCAGCGACTTGATGACGATTGGAAACGCCGTTTTCTTACCTCCCTTTCCTTCGGTATGCAGTAAAGCCGGGATCTCGACCCCGCTTTGTCTTTCAAGCAAAACTTGTACTTCCTGATCCACCTGGGCGAACGATGCCGATATCCGGGCCATCGATAAAAGGATAAGGCTTATGTTGATTAATTTTAATCGAGCCGACATCGATCTCTCCTAATGAGGGTGCTCGTTTCCATGGTGCTCGTGCGGGGGTTTTTCCTGAATGGAGGGCCCTGCCTTGACGGCGGCGCCTTCGACGAAGACCATCCGAGAACCGAGATCGCCGTTTTGAAGAACCATTAGGACCGCGAGGGCCAAAAATACCAGGAAAACGCCCGGGGCCTTCGGTCTTCCTTCGCGTTTGAAGAAACTCCAAATCATCAGCAGGATGGCGATACCGAGGATCGATGAGTGTTAAATAGCTGGCTTAAGCCCTGAAAACCGAGAAGGGACCAATCCATGATGGCCTCCCAAAATCAGGCGTTAAACTGCAAAACGAATACACCTACCGGGAATGCCGTTTAGATCAAAAAGGCGTGATTTTTTAGGTAAGAGGAAACAGCTAATGCTGGAGGGGAGCGGTTGCTCAGAAGGAGGGATTGAGGATTCGCCAATAATAATTCTATTTGATGCACGAGATTGCTGGGAAGAACTTTCCCATCGATGCTCGGAATTGGCAGCGTCGAGGCGGACGAGGCCAGGGTCAATCTTTCGTCTTTGCTGCAATAGCAGGGGAAATGGGAGTTGGAGCCTTTTTCCGTTGGATGCCCGGCAGAGTCCATTCCATGACAATTGCGGTGGTCATGGGTATCCTGATTGCCTTGGGTCTTTGCCGAAAATTCTTGAGCTGCGGGGTTGATGTGCTGATGAGAGCTGCCCTCGATACACCGGCAGTACAATGCGGTTGTTTGGAACAAAAGATAGAAGAGGACAAGAGAACCTGGGAGAAGATTCCTGATGGCCAATGACCCTTTTATTTTTCCATGAAAATAAGCCATTTTGGACCAAAAATTCATCTAAACCCTCGCTCTGGCAAAGTAAAGACGAATAATTTGGAACTGAGGTGGTCTAGAAAAGGACTTTATTTTATCTTCGCAATGAGCCAGCTCGACGGAACACGCCGGTTCCAAAAAAGGCCGCGGCGCCCATTGGGGTCCGCGACAGGAGGCCAAGCAGTTCAGTCGGAAACGGCGACGCTTCAACGATAGGCTAACTAATCGGAGATTAGTCGAACTACGGCTATAAAAGCCCCGAGCAAACGGAAACCCTGGGAAAATTTGGTTGCTTTTTATGATACTTTCCTGAAGGCTAGATTTTCTTAGGAAAGTCTATGCGCCAAATGAAAGGAAAATTAGGGGTTTATCAATCGGCCTTCGCTCTTTTCCTTTTTCTTTTCCTCTTCCATATCACGCCCTTTTCCCGACTAGCTCTCCATTCGATCGTTCACGACCAAGGCATTCATCATACCCATGACGATGCCGGTGAAGATCATTCGCAGGAAGACCATACCTCCGGAGACATTCACGATTCGCTTTTTCGCGTGGTTATGGCCACGGTGAATAGCGGCCCTAAGCTCAATAAACAGATTTTAGGTGGGGGCTTTCCCCAGGTTTATTTGGGTTCCTATAATACTCTCCCCGATCCAGAGCCGCCGCCTTTTGGCTACCTTGATTTGAGGGACAGATTGCGTCCCTTAGATAATAGCTCACGCCTCCTTTCCTCCCCGCTTCGGGCCCCTCCCTCCGCCTAAGCCTTAGCTTCTTTGTGCCGCATCACGTTTGCTCGGCTGCGTGTTGACCGGCCAATTTCAATCCATCAATCAATTCATTGGATGATAAACCGACTTCTTCAATATTCATTGCATCACCGTTTGACGGTCCTTTTGCTTTCCGTTGCCGCCTTGGTCTATGGGGGCTGGACCATCGCCCACCTGCCGGTGGATGTGTTTCCCGATCTCAACCGGCCGATCGTGACAATACTGACCGAAGCCCATGGCTTGGCTCCGGACGAAGTCGAGACGATCGTCACGATTCCGATCGAATCCTCGCTCAGCGGCGTTCCCGGCGTGGCGCGAGTGAGATCCTCCAGCGGCATCGGCATCTCGATCGTGCACGTCGAGTTCGATTGGGGAACGGATATTTTTCGCAATCGGCAATTGGTCACCGAGCGCCTGCAGCTCGCGGCCGCGCGGCTGCCGGAAGGCATGGCTCCGACCCTGGCGCCCATCACGTCCATCATGGGTGAGATTCAATTCGTGGGGCTCACCAGCCCGGATGGAACTGTCTCCCCCATGGAATTAAGAACCATCGCCGATTGGATGGTTCGTCCTCAGCTCATGACGATTCCAGGAATCAGCCAAGTGGTCGTGATGGGCGGTGAGGTCAAGCAATATCAAATCCTGCTCGACGCCAAGAAGCTCCTCTACCACGGGATCACGCTGGAAAACTTGAGCGAGCAGCTTTCGAAGATCAGCGAAAATACCAGCGGCGGCTTCGTCGATGCCGAGGCCAAGGAGTACCTCATCCGTCCTCTGGGAAGGACGGAATCGCTGGAAGAGATCGAGAACTCTTTCGTCGGCATGCATTTGGGCAAGCCAGTCTTGGTCAAGGACATCGCCAAGGTGCAGATCGGCCCCAAAGTCAAGCGGGGCGAAGGCAGCATCAATGCGAAGCATGCCGTCATCATGACGATCCAAAAGCAGCCGGCGGCGAATACCACCGACTTGACCAAGCGAATCGATGCGATGCTTGAAGATCTGCAAAAGACTCTGCCCGAGGGAGTTCAGATTGAATCGGACCTATTCAAGCAGGCGCACTTTATCGAGACCTCCATTTTCAACGTCAAGGAGGCGCTTGTTCTGGGCGCGATCATGGTGGCCTTCATCCTGATCCTTTTTTTCTTCAACATTCGCCTGACGTTCATCACTCTGACCGCGATCCCGCTTTCCTTCGTCATCACCGCGATCGTTTTTCGCTGGATGGGTCTCTCGGTGAACACCATGACCTTGGGGGGACTCGCGATCGCGATCGGCGAACTGGTCGACGATGCCATCGTGGGCGTGGAAAATGTTTTCCGAAGGCTCCGCCTCAATAAAACCCTGACCAATCCAAGACCTGCCTGGCAAGTGGTGTACGAAGCCTCATCCGAGGTCCGGAACTCCATTGTCCTTTCCACGGTCATCGTGATTTTGGTTTTTGTGCCGCTCTTTGCTTTGAGCGGAATTGAAGGGCGGCTTTTCGCTCCCTTGGGCATCGCCTACATTGTTTCTCTCGCGGCCTCGCTTCTGGTCTCCGTGACCCTGACCCCGGTGCTCAGCTTTTACCTCTTGCCGAATTCCTCCCTCGCGGAGAAAGGCGAAAGCTTTTTCGTTCGGTGGCTGAAAGGGGGTGTGGCGAAAATCCTGGCTCGAATCATCGATCATCCCTATCCCATCATGGTGATTTGCGTGGTCTTGGTTTTGGCCGCCCTGGGCTCCTTGCCGTTTTTTGGAAAAAATTTCCTGCCACCCTTCAATGAGGGAACCGCGACCATTGGCGTTGCCGCAGGTCCCGGCATTTCTCTGGCGGCGTCCGATGAATTGGGGAAAAGGGTCGAGGAAGCGATTCTCTTAAGTCCCGAGGTGAAATCCACGGTTCGCCGCACCGGGCGTGCGGAAATGGATGAGCATGCCGAGGGGGTCCATTGGCATGAGATCGACGTGGATTTCAAGGAAGGCGGCCGTGACCGTATCGTTGTCCTGCAAGAGATCCGGGAGAACATTCTCAAGCAAGGCGATTTGGACGTGAACCTGGGACAGCCGATCAGTCATCGACTGGATCATTTGCTCTCCGGGGTCCGGGCCCAGCTTGCCATCAAGATATTCGGTCCCGATCTCGCGGAGCTTCGGCGTCTCGCAGGCGAAATTCTAGCCGCTGTTCGGGACATTCCCGGGATCGTGGATCTACAGACCGAGCCGCTGGTCTTAGTGCCTCAGCTGAAGATCGCCATCGATCGGCCGGGTGCCGCCAGCAAAGGGATCGGCGCAGGAGCCTTGGCCGAGGACCTGGAGAGCGCCTTGCAGGGCAAAACCCTTTCTTACTTTTTGGAGAAACAGCGGCTTTTCGAGATCTTCATGCGTTTGAATGACGCCTCCCGGGAGAATTTCGAGCAGATTAAAACGCTGCCAGTGAAAACCCTACCAACCGGAGATAGTGTGAGCGTTCAAGATGTGGCGAACGTCTACCCCTCGAACGGTCCCAACATCATCAACCGAGAGGATCTACTAAGAAGAATTGTGGTTTCCGCGAACGCCCAGGGTAGGGATTTGGGGAGCATGGTTGATGAAGTGCAGCAGCGGATCAATGAAAAGATCAAACTGCCTCCCGGCTATTTCATCAAATACGGCGGCCAATTCGAGAGCCAGGAAAGGGCCTCCCGGCTGATTCTCCTGTTGGGAGCATTCTCCTTGCTCGGGATATTTTTCGTGCTTTACGCTCATTTTCGTTCGGTGGCCCTAAGCCTTCAGATCATGGTGAACGTCCCGCTGGCCTTGATCGGCAGCATTGCCGCCATTCTTTTAACCGAGAAAACCCTTTCCGTTGCCACCTTGGTCGGATTTGTTACGCTCTGCGGCATCGCTTCCCGCAATGGCATCCTGCTTATCAGCCATTACCTCCATTTGATTCAGAAAGAGGGCGAGAGCTTTGGCAAAGCAATGATTCTTCGTGGCTCGCTGGAACGGTTGGTTCCTGTTTCCTTGACGGCGCTATCCGCCATCCTGGCCCTGTTGCCGATCGCCTTCGCCAAGGGGGAACCGGGACGAGAGATTCTTTATCCCGTGGCGGTGGTCATTATCGGTGGCCTGATCTCGTCCACCTTGCTCGATATTTTGGTTACCCCGGCCATTTTCTATAAATTCGGCAGGAAGGCTGCGGAGCGCTGGGTGCGATCCGCGAAGCAAGACAGACTTCAAACCTAAAAGGAGAGCAAAATGAAAAGACTAAAACTAACCTTAATCTCGGCTATGCTTGTCTGGGCGCTTCCATTGCTTGCGCATGATGAAGGCCACGGTCCCAAGCTTAGCGACACCGGGAACTATGGAGGCGTGCTCACCGCGGTCGTAGAAGCCAAGAATGCCCCCCAGGGCGCCAAGGCCCCACTCGTTTATAAAGCGGAATTGACGCGCAGCGAGGATAGTACCGTCCGCGTCTATATATATGACCTCGCTATGAAGCCGCTGCCGGCGGAGGCGCTTCCCAAAACGGCCCAAGCTTCCTTAGTCTCGATGAAAGGCGGGAAAGAGTCTTCGACTCCCTTCGCGCTCAACCTGGAAGGTGCGAATTTCACCGGCAAAGCTCCGGCTCCGGCCAGCAAGCCCTTCAGCATCGATGTGACCTTCAAGACCAAGGATAGGGAGCTGCTCGCGGGTTTCGATAATCTGGATTGACGCGAAAATGATGAGAATCCTGGCATTCATCCTACTTTTTTTAGCGTTTCCCTCCGCCCGCGCGGAAACGGTTGCCATCGAGTTCGACGATTTGCCCGAGCTGATTGCAACGAGGAACAAGAACGTCCTGGCAGGTGACGCCTACGTCGCCGGAGCCCAGGTTCAAACGGGTCATTTCAAGCGTTCTTTCCTTCCGAAGATCCGGGCGGAAGGAGGCGGCGAAATAGGAAAGACCGGCACCTTCGACACCCAAGTCGACCCTTATGTAGAGATTGAAACCCGGGTGAACGTCTTCCGCGGTGGGAAAGATCGGCTGGAAGAGGAGATCGCCAAGAGCAAGGTTGATTTTTCGGAAAGTAAGAAGGAACAGACCTTCTTGCGCGAGCTTTCCCGCGCCCGTCTTCTTTTTGCCGATGTCCTCTATTATCAGGATCTTTTGAAAGGCCTTCCCAGGGTGTCGGCTTTGACTCGCCAGCAGCTTGGCATGGTAAATAAACAGATCTCGGCGGGCCTCACCACCGAATCGGATCGCCTTGGCTTCGAGATATTTCTCAATCAACTGAAGCAAGATCAATTATTGCAAACTGAGGACTATGAGCATGCCTTGGCCGAAATGAAGGCGATCATGGGTATTCCGGAAGAAATGGAGGTCCGCCTTAGCGACGGTTTTAAGCAGCTTTCCGAAAACGATGTTTTGGAAATGCCACTTAACCTCGATGGAAACCAGGATATCCTCATTCTCAAGAAGCAAATTGAGGTCTCCGAGGTACAAAAGAAACAGGCGGAGCGTTGGTGGACACCCGCCGTCGATGTTTATGGTGGCTACGCACTCTATACTTTCCGGCAAATCCAATTCCCGACTATTGACGAAAGGAAGTCGGCATTTGGCGGAGTAAACGTCGCCATTCCAATTTTCGATGGCTTCAGCTCCCGCGTGCAAGGGAAAGCCCTGCAGCATCAGGCTCGCGGCTACGCCCTTGAAGAGCAGCAAAAGCGCCGGGAGTTGGAAGTCCTCTTCGAGAAGCTAAAGCACGAGCTCAAGAATCGGCTCAAGCTGATGGCTTTGATTTCGCAAAAGCTCTCGCTCGGCGACAAATATCTGGGGATGGCCTCCGAAGAATACCGGAGAGGTGTCAAGACAGGGCCGCAACTGCTGGAGGCATTGGCGCAATATTGGGACGAGAAGCGGCGCCTTGCGGACGCTCGGCGGGAGTATCTCCGAATCAAAGCGGAGCTGATGACCCTATTGGGTAAATAGCATAAAAGGGCTGATCGAAGTATCAGCATTGGATAGTGATCAGGAAAGGAGACGCTGATGAGACTCCGACCTTTAAGACCAGAAATGTTGGCGCTTGTGTGTTTTCTTTTAATGCCCTGTTGTTTATTAGGGGAGGCTTCGCCGGGATTCAACATTCAAAAAATCGAACAGCTTACCGGCTTGAAGGGGCAGATGAACGAAAAAGAAGGCGTTTTTAAGGTTAGCTTTCCCCGAAGCGATTTAAGCGTGACCGCTGCCGGAGTCAAAATGTCGCCGCCATTGGGTCTTACAAGTTGGGCGGCATTCCAGAAGATCGGGGATAAAGTGATGATGATGGGAGACACGGTACTTCTAGAGGACCAAGTCAATCCGGTCATGAGCGTCGCTTTGGAAAACGGCCTCGAGGTCACCGCCTTGCACAATCATTTTTTTGGAGACGTTCCCAAGGTCATGTTCATGCACATCGGCGGAATGGGAGACCAGGACCAGCTCGCGGCGGCTGTTGGCAAGGTCTATGCGAAGCTGAAAGAAACGATGGGAGGAAAGGGAGCTTTCCCCAACGCGAATTTAGATCCCGCCAAGACTTCACTTGATCCGGTGAAAATCGAGCAAGTGATCGGAAAATCCGGCGAGATGAATAACGGGGTTTATAAAGTCACCATTGGCCGTACCACCAGAATGGGAGATCATGAGGTGGGGAATGCAATGGGCGTCAACACCTGGATGGCGTTCGCGGGAAGCGATGACCAAGCGGTGGTTGATGGGGATTTCGCCATGCTCGAATCCGAGCTGCAGGGCGTGCTCAAAACCTTGCGCAAAGGTGGAATCAATATCGTCGCCATTCACAACCACATGACAATGGAGTATCCCCGGATCATTTTTCTTCATTTTTGGGGAGTCGGAAAATCGATTGATCTTGCCCAAACGCTTAAAGCAGCGCTCGATGTGCAAAAATATTGACTCAACCTTCCATTCTGAGAGCCTCATCCCATTGCTTTGGGAAGTTAGATCGTGAGATTAATAATTAGGCGTGGTACTTTGCCGCGCTTCAACCGGGCATATTCGCGCCAATCGTAGTCAGCATCCCAAGCTTTACCCTCGTAAAGGATGAACGACCCACCCACAGCCCCTAGTTGACCGCAGGGGACTGGTGGAGGTTGCTGCCCTGCAGGGCGATCTGGATACCACAACCGGCACTCGCCGGGGGGAGGGTAATGGCCGGGA from bacterium encodes:
- a CDS encoding efflux RND transporter permease subunit; this encodes MCRITFARLRVDRPISIHQSIHWMINRLLQYSLHHRLTVLLLSVAALVYGGWTIAHLPVDVFPDLNRPIVTILTEAHGLAPDEVETIVTIPIESSLSGVPGVARVRSSSGIGISIVHVEFDWGTDIFRNRQLVTERLQLAAARLPEGMAPTLAPITSIMGEIQFVGLTSPDGTVSPMELRTIADWMVRPQLMTIPGISQVVVMGGEVKQYQILLDAKKLLYHGITLENLSEQLSKISENTSGGFVDAEAKEYLIRPLGRTESLEEIENSFVGMHLGKPVLVKDIAKVQIGPKVKRGEGSINAKHAVIMTIQKQPAANTTDLTKRIDAMLEDLQKTLPEGVQIESDLFKQAHFIETSIFNVKEALVLGAIMVAFILILFFFNIRLTFITLTAIPLSFVITAIVFRWMGLSVNTMTLGGLAIAIGELVDDAIVGVENVFRRLRLNKTLTNPRPAWQVVYEASSEVRNSIVLSTVIVILVFVPLFALSGIEGRLFAPLGIAYIVSLAASLLVSVTLTPVLSFYLLPNSSLAEKGESFFVRWLKGGVAKILARIIDHPYPIMVICVVLVLAALGSLPFFGKNFLPPFNEGTATIGVAAGPGISLAASDELGKRVEEAILLSPEVKSTVRRTGRAEMDEHAEGVHWHEIDVDFKEGGRDRIVVLQEIRENILKQGDLDVNLGQPISHRLDHLLSGVRAQLAIKIFGPDLAELRRLAGEILAAVRDIPGIVDLQTEPLVLVPQLKIAIDRPGAASKGIGAGALAEDLESALQGKTLSYFLEKQRLFEIFMRLNDASRENFEQIKTLPVKTLPTGDSVSVQDVANVYPSNGPNIINREDLLRRIVVSANAQGRDLGSMVDEVQQRINEKIKLPPGYFIKYGGQFESQERASRLILLLGAFSLLGIFFVLYAHFRSVALSLQIMVNVPLALIGSIAAILLTEKTLSVATLVGFVTLCGIASRNGILLISHYLHLIQKEGESFGKAMILRGSLERLVPVSLTALSAILALLPIAFAKGEPGREILYPVAVVIIGGLISSTLLDILVTPAIFYKFGRKAAERWVRSAKQDRLQT
- a CDS encoding DUF1259 domain-containing protein, which produces MRLRPLRPEMLALVCFLLMPCCLLGEASPGFNIQKIEQLTGLKGQMNEKEGVFKVSFPRSDLSVTAAGVKMSPPLGLTSWAAFQKIGDKVMMMGDTVLLEDQVNPVMSVALENGLEVTALHNHFFGDVPKVMFMHIGGMGDQDQLAAAVGKVYAKLKETMGGKGAFPNANLDPAKTSLDPVKIEQVIGKSGEMNNGVYKVTIGRTTRMGDHEVGNAMGVNTWMAFAGSDDQAVVDGDFAMLESELQGVLKTLRKGGINIVAIHNHMTMEYPRIIFLHFWGVGKSIDLAQTLKAALDVQKY
- a CDS encoding TolC family protein; this translates as MSARLKLINISLILLSMARISASFAQVDQEVQVLLERQSGVEIPALLHTEGKGGKKTAFPIVIKSLDLDETIELALTNNAEIKASLAELGIARSNLQQAALVENPELSVTFGVQTESPHFLPSGSLTQNFLDFFLVDLRKKAAESELTEARLAAADRVLDFIFRVKVAYFTLQGAEQLRQSLSAIAEASRVSAGLAQKLHDAGNFNLLELNAHRLAAETAQIELAKAESETIRAREFLLGLIGLKPGEVEIKKLSRLPALPLSDPSLKDLEVLGIERRLDLQAAKQKIESLQKNLRLAERQFLSHIDFGISAEREDSGAPVIGPMISLPLPVSDRNQAQKSKLQAQTIQSRYLVSSVERRILTEVRTAHAQLLESRKIAKRYQTHVLPLLRKTLEETLLHYNFMLKSPFDLLQARREEIGANRAYVEALREYWTHYAELERAVGASLK
- a CDS encoding TolC family protein; its protein translation is MMRILAFILLFLAFPSARAETVAIEFDDLPELIATRNKNVLAGDAYVAGAQVQTGHFKRSFLPKIRAEGGGEIGKTGTFDTQVDPYVEIETRVNVFRGGKDRLEEEIAKSKVDFSESKKEQTFLRELSRARLLFADVLYYQDLLKGLPRVSALTRQQLGMVNKQISAGLTTESDRLGFEIFLNQLKQDQLLQTEDYEHALAEMKAIMGIPEEMEVRLSDGFKQLSENDVLEMPLNLDGNQDILILKKQIEVSEVQKKQAERWWTPAVDVYGGYALYTFRQIQFPTIDERKSAFGGVNVAIPIFDGFSSRVQGKALQHQARGYALEEQQKRRELEVLFEKLKHELKNRLKLMALISQKLSLGDKYLGMASEEYRRGVKTGPQLLEALAQYWDEKRRLADARREYLRIKAELMTLLGK